The following proteins are encoded in a genomic region of Candidatus Tanganyikabacteria bacterium:
- a CDS encoding aldehyde dehydrogenase family protein, whose amino-acid sequence MTATLYIDGKWQAAQLGGTRELRDPGNGAVLGEVSEASREDARRAIAAARRAFDDGAWRAVGALDRSKLLLEVAKGIRERAADLAPLEVKGCGKPLAEAEYDVADAANCFEYYAGLATKVHGHTVQVPANSLSFVVREPIGVCGQIIPWNYPLLMAAWKLAPALAAGNTLVLKPSELTPLTAIELFKILDGVGFPPGVVNLITGPGAGAGEELAESPLVDKVAFTGGTVTGRKIAQAATGNLKRATLELGGKNPNIVFENADFEAAVDGVLFGAFANQGEVCTAGSRLLVQRSIHRRLVDALLAKIPRIKLGHGLAPDVKMGPLVSEAHRAKVESYIAVGKGEGAKLLCGGKRPADPELSGGWFLEPTIFDDVTPAMRIAREEIFGPVLSVVPFDTEEDAIRIANDTEYGLAAGVWTQDITQAHRVVRELRAGITWINTYHPTFNELPWGGYKQSGWGRELGLHGIEAYLEIKQVNVNLDTAPIGWY is encoded by the coding sequence ATGACGGCGACCCTCTACATCGACGGAAAGTGGCAGGCCGCGCAGCTCGGCGGGACGCGCGAACTGCGCGATCCGGGCAATGGAGCCGTCCTGGGCGAAGTCTCCGAGGCCTCCCGCGAGGATGCCAGACGCGCCATCGCGGCGGCGCGCAGGGCGTTCGACGACGGCGCCTGGCGAGCCGTCGGTGCGCTCGACCGCTCCAAGCTCCTGCTCGAGGTGGCCAAGGGCATCCGGGAACGGGCCGCCGACCTGGCGCCGCTCGAGGTCAAGGGTTGCGGCAAGCCCCTGGCCGAGGCCGAGTACGACGTGGCCGACGCCGCCAACTGTTTCGAGTACTACGCGGGCCTGGCGACCAAGGTCCACGGGCACACGGTGCAGGTGCCGGCCAACTCCCTGAGCTTCGTCGTGCGCGAGCCCATCGGCGTATGCGGGCAGATCATCCCGTGGAACTACCCGCTGCTCATGGCGGCCTGGAAGCTGGCGCCGGCGCTCGCCGCGGGCAACACGCTCGTGCTCAAGCCGTCGGAGCTCACGCCCCTCACGGCGATCGAGCTCTTCAAGATCCTGGACGGTGTCGGCTTCCCGCCGGGCGTCGTCAACCTGATCACGGGCCCCGGCGCCGGAGCGGGCGAGGAACTGGCCGAGAGCCCGCTCGTGGACAAGGTGGCGTTCACCGGGGGCACGGTCACCGGCCGGAAAATAGCCCAGGCCGCCACCGGCAACCTCAAACGCGCCACCCTGGAGCTGGGCGGGAAAAACCCCAACATCGTCTTCGAGAACGCCGATTTCGAGGCGGCCGTGGACGGCGTGCTCTTCGGGGCCTTCGCCAACCAGGGCGAGGTCTGCACCGCGGGATCGCGCCTGCTGGTCCAGCGCTCCATCCACCGCCGCCTGGTGGATGCGCTGCTGGCGAAGATCCCCCGCATCAAGCTCGGCCACGGCCTCGCGCCCGACGTGAAGATGGGCCCCCTGGTCTCCGAGGCGCACCGGGCCAAGGTCGAGTCCTACATCGCGGTGGGCAAGGGCGAGGGGGCGAAGCTGCTGTGCGGCGGCAAGCGGCCGGCCGATCCGGAGCTGTCCGGCGGCTGGTTCCTCGAACCGACCATCTTCGACGACGTCACGCCCGCCATGCGCATCGCCCGCGAGGAGATCTTCGGTCCCGTGCTGTCGGTCGTCCCATTCGACACCGAAGAGGATGCCATCCGCATCGCCAACGACACCGAGTACGGCCTGGCCGCCGGCGTCTGGACCCAGGACATCACCCAGGCGCATCGCGTCGTGCGCGAACTGCGTGCCGGGATCACCTGGATCAACACCTACCACCCCACCTTCAACGAGCTGCCCTGGGGCGGCTACAAGCAGAGCGGCTGGGGCCGCGAGCTGGGGCTGCACGGCATCGAGGCCTACCTGGAGATCAAGCAGGTCAACGTCAACCTCGACACGGCGCCGATCGGCTGGTACTGA
- the mltG gene encoding endolytic transglycosylase MltG, whose protein sequence is MKRDLPFILAAFLAAFFLATGGFMLAADMLSAPDPSDGRPQAFEVARGESFRQVAAKLEAEGFIRNAAAFRLLGEVRGAGRKIKAGFYSLSRTLAAADVLTVLTASGGDQVRVTIPEGWELRQIAAGLARKGVAGADEFLAAATDPAPYQSRFAWLALLPAGATLEGFLFPDTYMVAAGMPVRSLIEMMLARFEQVAWAEIKDRAEPLPPFESVVLASIVEREAARAQERPLIAGIYLNRLRLGMKLGADPTVEYALGRRQDAEHNLTYADIAIESPYNTYKHKGLPPGPIANPGLASLRAVLRPERTEYLYFVARGDGSHEFSRSYREQIAAQRRFQRHR, encoded by the coding sequence GTGAAACGCGACTTACCTTTCATCCTTGCGGCGTTCCTGGCCGCCTTCTTCCTCGCGACCGGCGGCTTCATGCTTGCCGCCGACATGCTGTCGGCGCCCGACCCGTCCGACGGCCGCCCCCAGGCGTTCGAGGTCGCCCGCGGCGAGAGCTTCCGCCAGGTGGCGGCAAAGCTGGAGGCGGAGGGGTTCATCCGCAATGCCGCGGCATTCCGCTTGCTGGGCGAGGTGCGCGGCGCCGGCCGCAAGATCAAGGCCGGGTTCTACTCGCTTAGCCGCACGCTGGCCGCCGCCGACGTCCTCACGGTCCTCACGGCGTCCGGCGGCGACCAGGTGAGAGTGACCATCCCCGAGGGCTGGGAGTTGCGGCAAATAGCGGCCGGCCTGGCGCGCAAGGGCGTGGCCGGCGCCGACGAATTCCTCGCGGCCGCGACCGATCCCGCGCCGTATCAATCGCGCTTCGCCTGGCTGGCCCTGTTGCCGGCGGGCGCGACCCTCGAGGGTTTCCTGTTCCCGGATACCTACATGGTCGCGGCAGGCATGCCGGTGCGCAGCCTGATCGAGATGATGCTGGCCCGCTTCGAGCAGGTGGCCTGGGCCGAGATCAAGGATCGTGCGGAGCCGCTGCCGCCCTTCGAGAGCGTCGTGCTGGCCTCCATCGTCGAGCGCGAGGCCGCCCGCGCCCAGGAACGGCCGCTGATCGCCGGCATCTACCTCAATCGCCTGCGGCTGGGCATGAAGCTCGGCGCGGATCCCACGGTCGAGTACGCCCTGGGCCGCCGGCAAGATGCCGAGCACAACCTCACTTACGCCGACATCGCCATCGAATCCCCCTACAACACCTACAAGCACAAGGGGTTGCCGCCGGGGCCCATCGCCAACCCCGGCCTGGCGTCCCTGCGCGCCGTGCTGCGCCCGGAACGCACCGAGTACCTCTACTTCGTGGCGCGCGGCGACGGCTCGCACGAATTCTCACGCTCCTATCGCGAGCAGATAGCGGCCCAGCGGCGGTTCCAGCGGCACCGATGA
- a CDS encoding EamA family transporter, giving the protein MTTTAGLWAWFLPSLLTLFFYGIGQGLVKKWIADVPPARFCLYFVVAKSIVNIGFVISQGNLDLTNPRGFVFLGIGIFAFMLDGLGWILYFQSIVYGPITIVGTLSAAYPALTAVFAGIFLGETLIPLHYGAVAVVIAGCVGLSYDPSGSDTSATSQRISRRWIPLAAAALVLWASTQTISKYTYTLPMASEGGLALCNTIGGLLTLGVYGLMHGRKLPEGNIKVKGEWLRSFLPMGLMAGGDLGVIIANKFGPISLVTPITGAYPVVTLGFAALVLRERVGKFQWFCVALILVGMQLVTWSP; this is encoded by the coding sequence ATGACCACTACCGCTGGGCTGTGGGCCTGGTTCCTGCCCTCGCTGCTGACGCTGTTCTTCTATGGCATCGGCCAAGGCTTGGTCAAGAAGTGGATCGCCGACGTGCCGCCGGCGCGCTTCTGCCTGTACTTCGTGGTGGCCAAGTCGATCGTCAACATCGGCTTCGTGATCAGCCAGGGCAACCTGGATCTCACCAATCCCAGGGGGTTCGTCTTCCTGGGCATCGGCATCTTCGCCTTCATGCTCGACGGCCTGGGCTGGATCCTCTACTTCCAGTCGATCGTCTACGGCCCCATCACGATCGTCGGGACGCTGTCGGCGGCCTATCCCGCCCTCACCGCGGTCTTCGCGGGGATCTTCCTGGGCGAGACGCTGATTCCGCTGCACTACGGTGCGGTCGCGGTCGTCATCGCGGGCTGCGTGGGGCTGTCCTACGATCCGAGCGGCTCGGACACGTCGGCCACCTCGCAGCGGATCAGCCGGCGCTGGATCCCGCTCGCGGCCGCCGCGTTGGTCCTCTGGGCCAGCACGCAGACGATTTCGAAGTACACCTACACGCTGCCCATGGCGTCCGAGGGCGGGCTGGCCCTGTGCAACACCATCGGCGGCCTCCTCACCCTCGGCGTGTACGGCCTCATGCACGGACGCAAGCTGCCCGAGGGCAACATCAAGGTCAAGGGCGAATGGCTCCGCTCGTTCCTCCCGATGGGCCTTATGGCCGGCGGGGACCTGGGCGTGATCATCGCCAACAAGTTCGGCCCCATCTCGCTGGTCACCCCCATCACCGGCGCCTACCCGGTCGTCACGCTCGGGTTCGCGGCCCTGGTCCTGCGCGAGCGGGTCGGGAAGTTCCAGTGGTTCTGCGTGGCGCTGATCCTTGTCGGCATGCAGCTTGTGACGTGGTCGCCCTGA
- a CDS encoding 6-carboxytetrahydropterin synthase: MKHEVVKQIAFCYGHRLMDYEGKCRHPHGHNGLAEIAVSAEGLDARGMVVDFGEIKAGVKGWIDEHLDHQMLLRRDDPLVELLGNLGEPLHVMEDNPTAENIAREIFLAARAAGLAVTRVTLWETPDSNATYRG; encoded by the coding sequence ATGAAGCATGAAGTCGTCAAGCAGATCGCCTTCTGCTACGGGCATCGCCTCATGGACTACGAAGGCAAGTGCCGGCACCCGCACGGCCACAACGGGCTGGCGGAGATTGCCGTGAGTGCCGAAGGCCTGGATGCCCGGGGCATGGTCGTCGACTTCGGGGAGATCAAGGCGGGCGTCAAGGGCTGGATAGACGAGCATCTCGACCACCAGATGCTGCTGCGGCGCGACGATCCCCTGGTCGAGCTTCTCGGGAACCTCGGGGAGCCCCTGCACGTCATGGAAGACAACCCGACCGCCGAGAACATCGCTCGCGAGATATTCCTGGCGGCACGGGCCGCCGGCCTCGCCGTCACCCGCGTGACGCTCTGGGAGACACCCGACAGCAACGCCACGTATCGCGGCTGA
- a CDS encoding GNAT family N-acetyltransferase, translating into MPGGSSRTALRGGSGGRPPPEEALITHFELSLSRVRPWRLADKPALLRYADNPRVSRALADRFPYPYTPADADMWLGMASAEDPVCNFAIEVGGEAIGGIGVEVLEAERRAGAEIGYWLGEPFWGRGIASEALVAVAGYAFERFDIVRLQAGVYSSNPASARVLEKAGFVREATMRWAIIKRGEIHDLWMYARLRP; encoded by the coding sequence ATGCCCGGCGGATCGTCACGGACGGCACTGCGGGGGGGCTCGGGGGGGCGGCCCCCCCCCGAGGAGGCTCTAATCACCCACTTCGAACTCTCGCTTTCCCGGGTGCGGCCGTGGCGCCTGGCCGACAAGCCCGCGTTGCTGCGCTACGCCGACAACCCCCGGGTCTCGCGCGCCCTTGCCGACCGCTTCCCCTACCCGTACACGCCCGCCGACGCCGACATGTGGCTCGGCATGGCCAGCGCCGAAGATCCCGTCTGCAACTTCGCCATCGAGGTGGGCGGCGAGGCGATCGGCGGCATCGGCGTCGAGGTCCTCGAAGCGGAGCGCCGCGCCGGGGCGGAGATCGGCTACTGGCTGGGCGAGCCGTTCTGGGGCCGCGGCATCGCCAGCGAGGCCCTGGTCGCGGTGGCGGGCTATGCGTTCGAGAGGTTCGACATCGTCAGGCTGCAGGCCGGCGTCTACTCCAGCAACCCGGCGTCGGCGCGGGTCCTGGAGAAGGCGGGGTTCGTGCGGGAGGCCACCATGCGCTGGGCCATCATCAAGCGCGGCGAGATACACGATCTGTGGATGTACGCCAGGCTCAGGCCTTGA
- a CDS encoding saccharopine dehydrogenase NADP-binding domain-containing protein, translating into MGRTEARSVVVLGGAGAMGRVTVRDLVETLPRDESWRIQVADWSLDRAKALVASFDDPRLQAVRVDVKDRKPAIKALGPAFALINSTSHHLNLDAMELALDLGAHYVDLGGLFHVTRKQLGLDGRFKKAGRLALLGMGAAPGVTNILARKAADRLDTVQEIHTRVASVDKTEYATRTPLDAGYSLQTILEEFSLEPAVFTNGEFTFVPPMSGLRAHRFPDPVGLQRPMHTLHSEVATLPLSFANKGIRECTFKIAFDPEFIDRICFLRDLGLASAEKIDFPDGSRVAPIELVNRVVMSHPAPVPKGRRIQHEVVRAIVKGTRKGKKVTLVEDLHVTGMPAWGIGLEVDTGSPPAVAVQMLGAGEINATGVCPPEACVPVKPFFDRLRLRKMRVTSAEVAGWTFKA; encoded by the coding sequence TTGGGACGGACCGAAGCGAGGAGCGTCGTAGTCCTGGGCGGCGCGGGCGCCATGGGGCGCGTCACCGTGCGCGATCTGGTCGAGACCTTGCCGCGCGACGAGAGCTGGCGGATCCAGGTTGCCGACTGGTCGCTCGACCGCGCGAAGGCCCTGGTCGCATCTTTCGACGATCCCCGTCTCCAGGCCGTGCGGGTGGACGTCAAGGACCGCAAGCCCGCGATCAAGGCCCTGGGGCCCGCCTTCGCGCTGATCAACTCGACCAGCCACCACCTCAACCTCGACGCGATGGAACTGGCGCTCGATCTGGGTGCGCACTACGTCGATCTGGGCGGCCTCTTCCACGTCACGCGCAAGCAACTGGGCCTGGATGGACGCTTCAAGAAGGCGGGCCGCCTCGCATTGCTCGGCATGGGGGCGGCGCCGGGCGTGACCAACATCCTGGCCCGCAAGGCCGCCGACCGCCTGGACACCGTGCAGGAGATACACACGCGGGTCGCCTCGGTGGACAAGACCGAGTACGCGACCCGCACGCCCCTGGACGCGGGCTACTCCCTCCAGACCATTCTCGAGGAATTCTCGCTCGAACCGGCGGTCTTCACGAACGGCGAGTTCACCTTCGTGCCGCCGATGAGCGGCCTCCGGGCCCACCGCTTCCCGGATCCGGTCGGCCTGCAGCGCCCGATGCACACGCTCCATTCGGAGGTGGCGACGTTGCCTTTGTCCTTCGCGAACAAGGGCATCCGGGAGTGCACGTTCAAGATCGCATTCGATCCCGAGTTCATCGACCGGATCTGCTTCCTGCGCGATCTCGGCCTGGCTTCGGCCGAGAAGATCGACTTTCCGGACGGCTCGCGCGTCGCGCCGATCGAACTGGTCAACCGCGTCGTCATGAGCCACCCGGCGCCCGTCCCCAAGGGGCGCCGCATCCAGCATGAGGTCGTGCGGGCCATCGTGAAAGGCACTCGCAAGGGCAAGAAGGTCACGCTGGTCGAGGACCTGCACGTCACGGGCATGCCCGCCTGGGGCATCGGGCTGGAGGTCGACACCGGCTCGCCGCCCGCCGTGGCGGTCCAGATGCTGGGAGCCGGGGAGATAAACGCTACCGGCGTCTGCCCGCCCGAGGCCTGCGTGCCGGTGAAGCCTTTCTTCGACCGGTTGCGCCTCCGCAAGATGCGCGTCACGAGCGCCGAGGTTGCGGGCTGGACCTTCAAGGCCTGA
- a CDS encoding SDR family oxidoreductase, with protein MNTAGKLAGKAVLVTGAGVRVGRSIALAAAAEGADVAVHYFRSAGPAEDTARACREAAGGKGRAVTVKADLADPAQVAAMVEAAAAGLGGLFGVVNSASVFYRTPLDEVSDAAWRENLDVNLLAPWWVIRAALPHLRREASARVINIVDWAGEKPYTGYLPYVVSKAGLICMTKALAKELAPFITVNAVAPGPMLPPEDLAPEDRERVAARIPLKRWGRPEDVAAAVLFFLAGSDFATGSILHVDGGSVIA; from the coding sequence ATGAACACCGCTGGCAAGCTGGCTGGAAAGGCCGTCCTGGTCACCGGCGCGGGCGTGCGCGTGGGCCGGTCGATCGCCCTGGCCGCCGCCGCCGAGGGGGCCGACGTGGCGGTCCACTACTTCCGCAGCGCCGGGCCCGCGGAGGACACCGCGCGGGCGTGCCGCGAAGCGGCCGGCGGCAAGGGCCGCGCCGTCACGGTGAAGGCCGATCTGGCCGATCCCGCCCAGGTCGCCGCCATGGTCGAGGCGGCCGCCGCGGGACTGGGCGGCCTCTTCGGGGTGGTCAACAGCGCGAGCGTCTTCTACCGGACTCCTCTCGATGAAGTCAGCGACGCGGCCTGGCGCGAGAATCTCGACGTCAACCTGCTTGCGCCGTGGTGGGTGATAAGGGCGGCCCTGCCCCACCTCCGGCGCGAGGCGTCCGCGCGGGTGATCAACATCGTGGACTGGGCGGGCGAGAAGCCCTACACCGGCTACCTGCCGTACGTCGTTTCGAAGGCCGGCCTCATCTGCATGACCAAGGCCCTTGCCAAGGAACTCGCGCCCTTCATCACGGTCAACGCCGTCGCCCCCGGCCCGATGCTGCCGCCCGAGGACCTGGCGCCAGAAGACCGGGAGCGCGTCGCCGCCCGCATCCCGCTCAAGCGCTGGGGCAGGCCCGAGGACGTGGCGGCCGCCGTGCTGTTCTTCCTGGCCGGCAGCGATTTTGCGACCGGATCCATCCTGCACGTGGACGGGGGTAGCGTCATCGCATGA
- a CDS encoding MBL fold metallo-hydrolase yields the protein MSAGRRLARGGGVVMLSPILALLLAAVIAAGGVPAPDWLVPGDRDRPVSPGEVAIGWHGTAAVEIRTATTTLLIDPHYSRPSVWDLALGPVAPREEVLALHVRRPDAVLVSHSHYDHLLDAPAIARRFGVPLYLPDDGIRIAELAGVASGDIRPIRGGDRFAVGDLAVRVVSSRHPEVATQWLVGGAMPLASALPVRYTDMRTEAALVFLVSHGERTIAHLDAPDTLDARLVDRPVDVAVVSVGVWYRRPRIFARIARALDPAVILPMHHDDFLQPFEHGAGENPFSRWRDALPEISRDAPRVAVVGFPGFFAEFRIR from the coding sequence GTGAGCGCCGGGAGGCGCCTGGCTCGCGGCGGCGGCGTGGTGATGCTTTCCCCGATCCTGGCGCTGCTGCTGGCGGCGGTGATCGCGGCCGGCGGGGTCCCGGCGCCGGACTGGCTGGTCCCGGGCGATCGCGACCGGCCGGTCTCCCCCGGCGAGGTCGCGATCGGCTGGCACGGGACGGCCGCGGTCGAGATTCGCACGGCGACCACCACGCTGCTCATCGACCCGCACTACTCGCGGCCGTCGGTCTGGGACCTGGCGCTCGGGCCGGTGGCGCCCAGGGAGGAGGTGCTCGCGCTGCACGTGCGGCGCCCGGACGCGGTACTCGTGAGCCACTCCCACTACGACCACTTGCTCGACGCTCCGGCCATCGCCCGGCGCTTCGGCGTGCCGCTGTACCTGCCCGACGACGGGATCCGCATCGCCGAACTGGCCGGTGTCGCCTCGGGCGACATCCGGCCCATCCGCGGTGGCGATCGCTTCGCGGTCGGCGACCTGGCCGTCCGTGTCGTCTCGTCGCGGCACCCCGAGGTAGCCACGCAGTGGCTGGTGGGCGGGGCGATGCCCCTGGCGTCCGCGCTGCCGGTGCGCTATACCGACATGCGGACCGAGGCGGCGCTGGTGTTCCTGGTGTCGCACGGCGAGCGCACGATCGCCCACCTCGACGCCCCCGACACCCTGGACGCCCGCCTGGTGGATCGCCCGGTGGACGTGGCGGTGGTCAGCGTGGGCGTCTGGTACCGCCGGCCGCGGATCTTCGCCCGCATCGCCCGGGCGCTGGATCCCGCTGTGATCCTGCCCATGCACCACGACGACTTCCTGCAGCCCTTCGAACACGGCGCGGGCGAAAACCCGTTCTCGCGCTGGCGCGACGCGCTGCCGGAAATCAGTCGCGACGCGCCCCGCGTGGCGGTGGTGGGGTTCCCGGGGTTCTTCGCCGAGTTCCGGATTCGCTGA
- a CDS encoding 7-cyano-7-deazaguanine synthase, translating to MSVVVLVSGGIDSCALVGHLLSAGEAVQPVYVREGLVWEEAELAHLRRFLAAMAGPGLASLRILELPMGDLQAGHWSLTGEAVPTAESADEAVYLPGRNLVLVAKAAVLAAEIGATRIALGILAGNPFPDATPEFLAALGEAISLGLARPIAVIAPFAGLTKRDVLARAAALPLELTFSCLRPAGERPCGACNKCAERRRAFRECGRADPTPYMVGT from the coding sequence GTGTCCGTGGTCGTGCTGGTCTCAGGCGGGATCGACAGCTGCGCGCTGGTCGGCCACCTGCTTTCGGCCGGCGAAGCGGTCCAGCCCGTCTACGTGCGCGAGGGCCTGGTCTGGGAAGAAGCCGAACTGGCGCATCTGCGGCGTTTCCTGGCCGCCATGGCCGGCCCCGGGCTCGCGTCCCTGCGGATTCTCGAGCTGCCGATGGGCGATCTCCAGGCGGGCCACTGGAGCCTGACGGGTGAGGCGGTTCCGACCGCCGAGAGTGCCGACGAGGCGGTCTACCTCCCGGGGCGGAACCTGGTGCTGGTTGCCAAGGCGGCCGTCCTGGCGGCCGAGATCGGGGCGACCCGCATCGCCCTGGGCATCCTGGCCGGCAACCCGTTTCCGGATGCCACGCCAGAATTCCTCGCGGCGCTGGGCGAGGCCATTTCGCTCGGTCTGGCCCGGCCGATCGCGGTGATCGCCCCGTTTGCCGGCCTGACCAAGCGAGACGTGCTCGCACGCGCCGCCGCCCTGCCGCTCGAGCTGACGTTCTCGTGCCTGCGCCCCGCCGGGGAGCGGCCTTGCGGCGCGTGCAACAAGTGCGCCGAGCGGCGGCGCGCGTTCCGGGAGTGCGGGCGGGCGGATCCTACTCCGTACATGGTGGGTACGTGA
- a CDS encoding aldehyde dehydrogenase: MRDSASIYINGEWVSAEASGRLTIENPATLAKLGEAAMCNAADVDRAVTAARRAQRGWWRVPGVEKAVLLREAAARLRADEHELAKLLSQETGKPHCEARDCIDWVAACFDYYGEVARRSFGNSVPPVAPHQVNFTVKEPFGVVAAIAPFNFPLLLMAWKVAPALAAGNAVVCKAPHQNPLSTLRLFESLEGLPPGVVNLLTGAAETGDALVRHKEVDCIAFTGSTATGRKIAALAGAELKKVNLELGGVDPFIVFDDADLDVAVPGVAWARLLNAGQVCTSSKRIYVPRSIAEEFLRRMVDHVKTLIVGDPMDPRTDIGPLITREALEKLENQVAESIEQGARLVLGGKRIQPGGLPGHFFEPTILADVPHGSLPTREELFGPVLAITVVEDNAQAIECANDSEYGLGACIYTNRLDLALEAMENIKAGTFWVNDPLSDNDAAPFGGMRHSGIGRELGEEGLDAFREPKHVHIDYRMERKSYWFPNAARSS; encoded by the coding sequence ATGCGCGATTCGGCTTCGATCTACATCAATGGCGAGTGGGTGTCCGCGGAGGCGTCCGGGCGGCTCACGATCGAGAATCCGGCGACCCTGGCCAAGCTGGGCGAGGCCGCCATGTGCAACGCGGCGGACGTCGACCGGGCGGTGACCGCGGCGCGGCGGGCGCAACGCGGCTGGTGGCGAGTTCCGGGGGTCGAGAAGGCCGTGCTCCTGCGGGAGGCCGCCGCCCGGCTGCGCGCCGACGAGCACGAACTGGCGAAGTTGCTCTCGCAAGAGACGGGCAAGCCGCATTGCGAGGCGCGCGACTGCATCGACTGGGTCGCCGCTTGCTTCGACTACTACGGGGAGGTGGCGCGCCGGAGCTTCGGCAACTCGGTCCCGCCCGTGGCGCCCCACCAGGTCAACTTCACGGTCAAGGAGCCCTTCGGGGTGGTCGCCGCCATCGCCCCGTTCAACTTCCCCTTGCTGCTGATGGCCTGGAAGGTCGCCCCCGCGCTCGCGGCGGGCAACGCGGTCGTCTGCAAGGCGCCGCACCAGAACCCGCTGTCGACCCTCCGCCTCTTCGAATCGCTCGAAGGCTTGCCGCCCGGCGTCGTCAACCTCCTGACGGGCGCGGCGGAGACCGGCGATGCCCTGGTGCGGCACAAGGAGGTGGACTGCATCGCGTTCACCGGTTCCACCGCGACCGGCCGCAAGATAGCGGCGCTCGCGGGTGCCGAACTCAAGAAAGTCAACCTGGAACTGGGCGGCGTCGATCCGTTCATCGTCTTCGACGACGCCGATCTCGACGTGGCGGTGCCCGGCGTCGCCTGGGCGCGCCTGCTCAATGCGGGGCAGGTCTGCACGTCCAGCAAGCGCATCTACGTGCCGCGGAGCATCGCCGAGGAGTTCCTCCGGCGCATGGTGGACCACGTCAAGACGCTGATCGTGGGAGACCCCATGGATCCACGCACCGACATCGGGCCGCTGATTACCCGCGAGGCCCTCGAGAAGCTCGAAAACCAGGTCGCCGAGAGCATCGAGCAAGGCGCGCGCTTGGTGCTCGGCGGGAAGCGCATCCAGCCGGGAGGCCTGCCGGGGCACTTCTTCGAACCCACGATCCTGGCCGACGTCCCGCACGGCTCGCTGCCGACGCGCGAAGAGCTATTCGGGCCGGTCCTGGCGATCACGGTCGTGGAAGACAACGCCCAGGCCATCGAATGCGCCAACGACTCGGAGTACGGCCTTGGCGCCTGCATCTACACCAACCGGCTGGATCTGGCCCTCGAGGCGATGGAGAACATCAAGGCCGGGACCTTCTGGGTCAACGATCCGCTCTCGGACAACGACGCGGCCCCCTTCGGGGGAATGCGCCACAGCGGCATCGGGCGGGAGTTGGGCGAGGAGGGCCTCGACGCCTTCCGCGAACCCAAGCACGTCCATATCGACTATCGCATGGAAAGAAAGAGCTACTGGTTCCCCAACGCGGCGCGGAGCTCGTAG